The Penicillium digitatum chromosome 6, complete sequence genome contains the following window.
CGACATccttcttgcgcttcttggaAGGAGCCTTGGACTTCTTGGAGTCATCCAAATCCTCCATTTCAACATCAGTCTCGGCGCCCTTACTCTTGCgcttgcccttcttgccctccTTTGCGGCCTTGGCAGCTACCTTCTCTGCCTCCTGGGCTTCAAATTCAGCCTCTTCCTGGTCAAGAGCTGCCTGGTGGTCGTTCAGGAGCTTTTTGAAATACTGAAGGTTGTGACCCTCGGATGCAACCTTGTAAGCATTGACGAGGGATTTGGTTTTATTCTTCTCAGAGATATTTTTGCACTCGGCAGGGTCGAGAGGGGTCAGGTTGGTATTGGGAACCCAGGCGCTGTAAAAAAAATATTTAGTCAGTCTAAAGTTCGCGTCTGCCATAAGGGTTGCGTagatggccggctcacaaTTCATTGGTTTCGAAGAACATGACGGGGAAGGTACGCTCATGGGCGCGTCTGCCATCGTCACCATACTCGCCCTTGTAAGATCCATCCTTTTGCTTGGCGGTAACAGGGCGACTTTCTAGCAGGCTAGGAGGCAGAATGCCCTCGTCACAGATGATGGCAGGCCAGGGCGCATAGCTGCGAAGGCGCGCAAGATAAGTTTGGCCTGGCTTAGCGTCCAGATGGGTGATGCGACTTTGGGACTTCTTGCGGCTTAGCTTCTGGGTGGCACCGGTGGAGGTGCGGCGGTTCTTGGAAGACTTCTTCGCTGAGGCAGCGGTTCCGTTGGCCTCCGCGGGCGCAGCGGCCTCTGCATCGGCAGGTGCATCTTTGGCGGTTTCGCCATCAACCTTGGCCTCTGAAACCTCATCAGAGGAAGCTGGCTTATCAGCCTCAGCTTCAGCGTCCGTCTTCTTGTCGGTCGCAGCTTCAGTGTCTGAAAGAAACAGTGGGTTAGTGTCGCGCAGAAACAGGATCTCCCCATCGGGGAACAGCGTTGAGTGACGAATGCGCAAGACGATTGATTGATATCCATCAATCGATACTTACCGGCAGGCTTGTCTTCCGACACAGTCACATCCTCGGACTTCTTCTCGGGGTCAGTGGGTTGCTCAGTGGCGTGCTCGGGCCGATCGCCCTCGACGGGCGCAGACACGGGGGCATCGTCAGCCATGATGGCAAGCTGGGATGAGAAAATTTAAAAATTCAGTAGACGATTGGTAGATTGGAGCTGGTGCAAGTGGTGGGAGGAGCTTCCAGGGGAGGGTAGAAGAGATgtggagaaaagaagagtcGCGAAAGGCGCGGGAACTTCAAGACGCGTCTGAGAACGGAAGATCCCAATGACGCCACAACTTTCAAGTCACCACACAACAGTAGTAAAGCGGTGAATTTGAGATGTGAACGATGGTTTGCTTCGCTCTTCAGATTTGAACAGCCGTGGGGGTGGTATTTTAGAAGAAGGTTGCACAATGCATATAGGGGTAGTGATTAGTGATATCCTTGCAATCCTACCTCTTTGAAGATTGTCAATAGACAATAGGTGCTTCACAATAGGAGGATGTATTCAAGATGCCAATATGGATTATTGATTGTCAACTCCCTATTGGGTGCGAAGAGGAAGTGACGAGTGAAGCCTGATGGGAATTGTGGGATTGCCGACTGCGTATCGCAGATGGTAAATAGGCTGATCTTTCGATGTAAAGCGAAGGAACGACCGTTATTCTTTGTGACCTCCTTTGGTGTCTGGTTGATTGCACATAGCACACAGCAGCTGAAAGAGTCAACAAACGTCCCTCGTACTCGGATATGGCTTCACAACCACCGGATATCTGGACAACACGGCACAAAAGCAATTGGCGCGAAGTTGATTGACATGCAGGAGTCActgtgttttgtttttgtgttgtgattttttttcctttgaaGAAATCCGGTCATTCACAGTTGGCAGACATACTACGCCTGTGAAGTGCCAGGAGAGGTCTTTTACACCTCGAATTATCGCGATACTTGGGGCATGGCTGGGCACGTGCAGATGAACCTGGCATTCTTCAAAGATTAGATTCTTTCGCCAATTCATCGATTCAAACCAGCCTGATCACAAGGAAAGAATTGTAAGAAAAGTGACGTGCTCCTTTTCCCCTATGACAGTCTGGTCCCGAGTTTGTGTATTCGTGTTGGGTTGTAAGCCCTAGCTCTTTATAAGTTCTTTTACAACTGCTTTGCAAGCTTTTGTAGGTAGTCATCACTCACCAAAGCGATAGAAAACCCATGATAGATCGAATAGGCCGCCGGTATCAAGAGTGTGTTGGATGCTTCTGAAACGTACTGTGAAATCAGCCAAGTGTGAGCAGACCGTGAAATCAAGGGCCATGTAGGGAGCTTGCGACGCTATACCTGGAAGTTGCTCACGTTATTTAACCGCGGTACACTCGTTGACGACAACGTAATATGTGATCAAGCACACTGGGCATCTGTATTATTGGATGGGCTGTTGTTTTTGAATGGGAGCGAACACAACGGTCGAGTGAAAGAATCAAATGGGTTGATATATCTTCCTCGACGCATCTTGACTTCTATACTTGTAAGtgcaaccccccccccccccccaaacctAAGATGAAGCAATTTCATGCCTTTTCCAATCTGATGCTAGCTCCAAGAGGTATTTATACTTTACAGATGAAAGAGATACTACATGGTGTCTGGGTCTGTAGTGCTTAGATGGTCTTTGTATGTACTGTGATAATTATGCCATACAAAAGGAGTATTTAGATCATCCCCAAatgcttccaaggttgtcttTCATGCTCCTTTAGCAAATAAATAATCTTGCATAAACATATTAGTGGCTGATTAGGTACAGGAGAGACATCAGGGTACAACGGTCAATCCCACAGAGATAACGGGGTAACAATGACTAGGTCCATATACACAGATTATAAACCAGACCAGCCGGTCTGGTGGGGTTTCATACAGGGTATCTAGTTCTAAAG
Protein-coding sequences here:
- a CDS encoding PWWP; the encoded protein is MADDAPVSAPVEGDRPEHATEQPTDPEKKSEDVTVSEDKPADTEAATDKKTDAEAEADKPASSDEVSEAKVDGETAKDAPADAEAAAPAEANGTAASAKKSSKNRRTSTGATQKLSRKKSQSRITHLDAKPGQTYLARLRSYAPWPAIICDEGILPPSLLESRPVTAKQKDGSYKGEYGDDGRRAHERTFPVMFFETNEFAWVPNTNLTPLDPAECKNISEKNKTKSLVNAYKVASEGHNLQYFKKLLNDHQAALDQEEAEFEAQEAEKVAAKAAKEGKKGKRKSKGAETDVEMEDLDDSKKSKAPSKKRKKDVETDAEAEKPAKTPKSNTKLKLTTPKAPAEDTGKKTPASKTKKAPVKKGKAAPAVSDEGDSADAKESEKPIDPEELRKKKEKEILFLRHKLQKGFISRDQPPKEDEMANMASYFDKLEKHSDLEVSIIRSTKINKVLKMIVKLNSIPRDEEFNFRHRAMSILSSWKNILDADTPGLADKDEKPAVNGSKEEDGVETPKLETEEEKEPESKSTKDDDSPMPDADEKVPEPEEKAVEEPTEKSEEKSAEATAQLV